In the Tamandua tetradactyla isolate mTamTet1 chromosome 8, mTamTet1.pri, whole genome shotgun sequence genome, ACTCAGGAAGAGGGAACACTAAGGAACTCTTGTCCAAAAGCGGTTCAGGCTCCACCAGCCTCTTGGGCCTCTGTACCGGGCGGTGCCAGCCCCGTGGATGCCCACCGAGGACAGGTCGCCTCAGAAAGTCTCAGCCCCAGGGCTGCCACATCCTGAGATGGAGCCCAAATGGCCCCAAGTCTCGCCTTGGGCTCTGAGTAGTGCCGAAAGGCTCCTCAGCCAGTCCGCCCAGCACAGCTCCTAGCCCCACGGGCACAGGGGAGCCTTGGGACCCGTCTGAATCTCAGCACTGACTGGTAGGGGCTGTGAGGCCGGGAGCGAGTGTCTTTGCCCCTCTGAGCctcgatttcctcatctgtagaatggcaTAGCACCCTCCCATCAGTAGGTGCCTAGTCACTGCTCCCcacctcttcctttctctgtccTCCTTCTGGAACCCCACAAGTGCCTCTGACTCGTTACCACCTGGCCGCTAGGCCCTCATCTTCCAAAACCCTCCCAGGCTGAGGGCTGGCCGATCCCCACAGGAGACAGTGGTTTCTCGGTCCCCTGGCGGGGCCGCCAAGGGCTGCTCCCCCGGGAGCAACGGCTGCAGGGCCGGACGCAGGACCCACCCTCCGTAAACACCAGTTGGGCACCGGTTGACCTCAGGAGGGAAGTGTTCCACTGGGACCCTCTGATCCCAGCCCTGCCTGCTGCTCTGGGTTCCGGAGGAAGCGCCAGGCAAGTCTGGCAGCCTTGCACCCGGGCTGCCTCTGTCCTGGAAACAGTCCCTTGGAGCCAGACCTTTGCCTGGAGGTGGAGGCAGAGCTAAAACCCCTGAGTGCATCTCACCGACCACAAGCGCTCCGCCCTGGCTATCCCTGGCAGGGCAGGGTCTCCTTAATCCAGATGTTTTAAACTGATGGTGATAGAAATAGGTAAAGCGGATGTAACTGTTAgtgtttctttcttaaaagtAAAGACTGAAATTCAGTGTAACAAAGCACCAATAGCTTTCTTTCTGGGTGGCGGGGTTGTGAGTGTGTGTCCGAGTATTCTCTGTGAAATACTCTTCTATGTTGTTAAAATTTCtctaaatgaaaacatttctaaataatataatCAACATAGGTTTATGGggaaattttttataaaattccagTGAGTATAAAGAAGATGTCTCCAGAATCTCTCCTGTCAACATGAGggcctatttctttctttttctggcaaatacttctttttacaaaaaaaaaaggaatgatgttgtttAGCAACCTGATTTTCCCTTTAACAGTATATCAGGACCAGTTTCCCATGCCCTGAAATGTTAATATTTACTTCAGTACACTTCTTTTCAGTCTTCTTTCCATGCAATTATGAATaaggtatatttttaaacaaaaattagcCATACTATTTCTACCTTTTATTATATTATACACTTTTGCTGTAGAAAAGTTAGAAAATgcagataagcaaaaaaaaaaaaaaaaaaaaagagtggggagGGGTGGAGAAGAATACATTACACAATCCTTGTAGCTACACATTCTGAAATAACCTCTGCTAACACTTCAGTTTTTAATCTTTTGGTCTGCTTTCTGTgtgcatatgtaaatatatataaacatatttctatataaaaatggaatcatgcagttcattctattttttaactcactttttttttttttgctaacgcAACAATATATCTTATATTGATTATGACTGTTACAGCTACAAACGACAGAAACCCCAAAGTCACAATGGCTTAAAGATGTTAAATCTCTCTCCAGCAAATTCGGCCCAGAGGCAGGTACCCCGGCTGTTCTGGTCGCTCTGTGCTCTGCCCTCCTCAGCACAGAGACGCAGAGTTTCCACCTTTTGCCAAGGTGGCCGATTTGTCCACGTGCCCGGGAGCAGAAAGTAAGAAGCAGCAAAGAAGGGAGCACGTGTCCTGGAATCCACATGCACCGCTGCTGTCTGTACCCACCAGCCAGGGCGTGGTCCCATGGCCGCTGGAAAGTGAGATACTTATGTAAGTAGGGGTTCTCTTACTATGGCCAAAGGGGAGGACAGCTACTGGGGGACAGCTAAAGTCTCTGCTGAATATTGCAAACATCCTTCCACTGTATAGTTTTGTATCCTCctgctttctctcattttttttggtGGACATTTTCCCACATCGTTATATATTCttcaaaattcttaattttgaatGGCTGCTTAACATTCCAGAAGATGCCTGCAGCATTCCTTATAGGTTCAGTGCCTCATCCCTTGGTATTAATGCTTCAGTTTTCTCTATAAGCCTCTTCTGTGTTGATAATTTGCAGAAGGAATTGATCTCAGGCTTTCCTGTCTCCCCAGTGTGAACCCACCTAGGATATTTTGTTGGACACCAGGACAACCTCTGCTGAGTTGGCTCCTGCTAACGAATGAGGGTCCTTGGCGGCCGCTGCCCCTGCCCCGCCATGCAGAGGAGGTGGAGGGACGGATGGGGCCAGGAAGGCAGCTCTGCCCGATGGGGGCAGATTGCACGGTTGGGGCACTAGATCCGAGGCGCCCCTGCCTCGGGGGGCAGGTAACTCAGCGTGGAAGCAGGAGGAGAGCGGGCACTCTCGGGGGGGTGCAGGAGAAGACCCGGCCAGGGTGAGGGGTCCTGGTGGGGCCGAGCCCGTCTCCACTCAGGTGCACAGGATGCTTCAGAGGCCTCTGCTCAGCCATGTCCTGGGTGCAGCCCCTGCCCTGCAGGAGCTGGGTCACTTCTAAATTCTCAAAGGTTTGGGTTCAACCTGGAGTGTTGCCTTAACATGCAGAATCCTGGGGTCACACCTatcatctgctttttttttttttttttttaatctcacagGTGATCCTGATGAGTCAGGGGCCACTTTTGGGGGAAAATATCAGGAGACTGGAGGTAGTCGTACTTGGATAAACTTGGTGCTTCCATCTCCTCAGCCTATAGCTTGAACTTAATTGAGCCTTAAACCATAACGAAACCACACGGACACCGGTCAGAGAGCCCTGAACCCAAATCTCAGCTCCCGTGAGTCACTTCAGGCTAATGA is a window encoding:
- the LOC143645287 gene encoding uncharacterized protein LOC143645287 — encoded protein: MAEQLREGSPALRPLRPAPGCARRWQAGHSRSAATWHLPQGAGPRSLPRLARPPPRPAAPRRHCGSDERSWGPVAARDSSPRLPPTRALFACSALLRNCNNLSYHNSHHLLSAYSVPGTVLSALQATASEQIRPRGRYPGCSGRSVLCPPQHRDAEFPPFAKVADLSTCPGAESKKQQRREHVSWNPHAPLLSVPTSQGVVPWPLESEILIVNPPRIFCWTPGQPLLSWLLLTNEGPWRPLPLPRHAEEVEGRMGPGRQLCPMGADCTVGALDPRRPCLGGQVILMSQGPLLGENIRRLEQTPTHPPRPTSRSPYL